A part of Leifsonia xyli subsp. xyli str. CTCB07 genomic DNA contains:
- a CDS encoding FAD-dependent oxidoreductase: protein MHHSGPAGRDVYGLLTPGEGVKVGVHGNGPAVDPDARDRRPDPLRLAALREYVAEWVPGADPDRPAVVSCLYDNAPDDAFVLDRVGPVTVATGFSGHGFKFAPELGGTLARLALDGAPPPERFRLPAGR from the coding sequence GTGCATCATTCCGGCCCGGCCGGCCGGGACGTCTACGGTCTGTTGACGCCTGGAGAGGGTGTGAAGGTCGGCGTCCACGGCAACGGTCCGGCCGTCGACCCGGACGCGCGCGACCGGCGGCCCGATCCGCTTCGGCTGGCCGCTCTGCGCGAGTACGTCGCGGAATGGGTGCCCGGTGCGGACCCGGACCGTCCCGCGGTCGTCAGCTGCCTCTACGACAACGCGCCGGACGATGCGTTCGTGCTCGACCGGGTCGGTCCGGTCACCGTCGCGACCGGATTCTCCGGGCACGGTTTCAAATTCGCGCCGGAGCTGGGCGGGACGCTCGCGCGGCTCGCCCTCGACGGCGCTCCGCCGCCCGAGCGGTTCCGGCTCCCGGCGGGCCGTTAG